In Plasmodium knowlesi strain H genome assembly, chromosome: 8, the DNA window GAAAAAtacatcgaaaaaaaaaaaaaagaaaaagaaaatattataaaatcaAAAATgagttaacttttttttttttaagctacAATGGAACAATCAAAcaatgtaacatttttttttaaaactacTATGAAACAAATctaacttttcttttaaacTACAATCAAACAATCAAAGATTTTTTAAAGATGTCGTTCTTGTGTTtgtggttgttgtggtggttGTTGTCGAAGCCCCTCCACTACAATCATTGACATATTTACTGCCATTATGAGTGTTAGATGCAGTAGAACAAGTTCCACTTCCTGCACCCGAATTAATACCCTCCAATTTTTTATcctgaattatttttacttcctttatTACCTCAATCACTTTACActttaattcattttcaccACTTCTATCCGTACGCAACGACCTCTTTATGCATTTACCAAAAGCctccctatttttttgtttactaCTTTCCGTCTTCCCCCCTACCCTCCATGACTTAACTTGCGGTTCCATTGCCTTTAAAATCTTCGTAACATCACTGTCTGATATACAAGAGTGGTGcattaaatatttcatacatattcgtaaaatattacaacGATGTGTACGTCTTAATCCACTCCAAACCTCGACAGCAGAACCTTGACCCTTTGGTCGACTATTCCCGTAAGTACCTCTAACAGCAGAAGTTatataattacataaaatattttgatgTGTTTCATAGGCGGGATTGGAAGTTTTCCCTGCTTCAGTATTGCATATTGAACAAAGTTCCTTAAACCTATCTAGATCACTAGTAAATGCTTCCTTAAGTTTATTTAATCCCCTTTCTATTCTctctaaaaaaagaagaaagtgaaaaaaaagtgaaagtataaaagaaaaagtgaaaaaaaaagtgaaagtataaaagaaaaaatgaaaataaaaatactaaaacaaaaatatttttttctcctttttcctatCATCATTGAACGCCCAGCCCTGTGCATACAAGTAAAACCAAGAAACGGTTTCATTTGTACCTTTATGGTTAATCAATTTGTAAAgttaaatttctttttctcattttattattataactATTAATGTTACCCCCCGGGAAAAAACATGTCAAAATATGATAATcgtgttttccctttttactaAGTGAAGAAGCATCCTTCCCATAAAGTGTACCCCCCAACGGAAATGAAACGCACCTACACGAGGAACGATACCCCTGTGTGCAATTCGATGTGAACTTCTTAAGTActagttttttctttctcttatatgtatgttacAAAtggatatatacacatgaacAAGTCAAAGAGCTACAAATACAACTTCTGTGTATAAGTtcagaaataatttttccaacttgGAACCTTTGTCATTGAAGAGATTAGAAACTCTCCTTCATCTACCTTATGTCCTGTGTACTCCATTGTGCTCTATAATGAAGTCATTCCagtagaaaaaaagtgtatatgtTAATAACTTAATTGAGAACAATTATTATGCCTTACACCTGATGGTTAAGCTTTTCCACCTTATTTAAGCTTATAATatgaatttcttttcctttcttttaaataaaattctgcTTATATCATCCGTTTATTTAAGCGTGCACCGAtagaaataattaaattgcAAGAAAGGTTTATGTGCATAAGATGAGTTGAACACATGAAGAGGGCAAGAGCTTTACACGGTCATTGGAGGGGTGAATAACACCCATAGGTTCATATGAGTGCGCTCATAAATATTTGCACAGCGTTCCCAGGAACAATAGCAGCATATAATCATTCATTCGGTTATGTTACGCCAACAGGCACTTGTACTCCTTGAAACCGTACAAGAATTCAAAGTAAAAACGGAACCCACATGTATGCTCCAATTCTTCATACGTttatgttttaatttttatcatttcagGGAATCATATTTTGAAGTGCCCCATTAACGGAAACATTTTTTAGctacttcaaaaaaaaaaaaaagaaaaaaattttagccacataaaaaagaaaaaaatagatacaTTTTAGCTacctaggaaaaaaaaaatacgttttCAGCTacctaggaaaaaaaaaatacgttttTAGCTacctaggaaaaaaaaaatacgttttTAGCTacctaggaaaaaaaaaatacgttttTAGCTacctaggaaaaaaaaaatacgttttTAGCTacctaggaaaaaaaaaatacgttttTAGCTacctaggaaaaaaaaaaatacgttttTAGCTacctaggaaaaaaaaaatacgttttTAGCTacctaggaaaaaaaaaatacgttttTAGCTacctaggaaaaaaaaaatacgctttTAGCTacctaggaaaaaaaaaatacgttttTAGCTacctaggaaaaaaaaaatacgctttTAGctacctaaaaaaaaaatatataatatttttagcTACTTGGAAATAGGAAGACACGTTTTAGCTACCcccataaagaaaaaaaaaaaaaaaaaaaaaaaaaaagcgaaagaaAATGCTCCTTCTCGCTAcctgggaaaaaaattaacgtaTGTATATGGGTGCATCTCCAAACAACTTTATAATCCTGAACCAGGAACCATTCTGTAGGTGTTGAGCTAGCCAAAAGAACAAGTAATGAACGTTCTAACTCCTCAAGCAGTTCACcaggcaaaataaaaaaaaaaaaaaaaaaaaattaataaattttttttttcccattttaatgAATATCTTCATTCAATTAATTCCATTTTGAAATAATAAGTtttaaagaaattttttttttttataatttttatatttataaaaaaaatatatttaaaacattatatttcttaattatttttaaatacgTTTCTTTTGAAACAATTATTTGAAAATAGTTTTAcataactttatttttttctcatttgttATATTCATGTTTTTCGTCATACCTGGTTTGTGTATCAATTATTAAGTATAGTGCTCTTTAAGTGAGCGCAGATAAAGTAAGTACGCAAAGTCGTAAATAATACATATTTGTActagtaaatatatatgcctgctgtgtatatacctatatatatactctAACATACTAGCAATAttgcgcatatatacatatacgtatatatacatttattttcgcAAATGCTTGCGTACACATTTAAGTCAGTTTGAAGTGAAAATGAATATAAAGAATTTGTATaatgtgttggttgtgtgcCTCCTTGGCATAGTGTGCTCCTCCTGGTTTAATGAATCGGCCGTCAGTGTTTCGGCTGCTTCCCTTGGAGTGAACAATAATGACATAAATTATGAAGATGACTACTACAACGTCGTACAGAAGGATTTAACACCGTCCTACTCATTCTCCCTCTCACCAGCAGATGGAGGAGCAATTCGAAAAAGGAGATACATCTTGGATGTACGATCCTTTGGGAAAACGTGCCTATTGGAGTACGAAAACATTTGTGAAACTGCAGACTATTCTATCCATGTGATGAATGGAATAAGCGGTCATGTTATAAAGGCAACATTGATTCAAAAAGAATCAAGTGATCTTGTCTCTGTACATAACTTGGTCGACACCTTCTCTAAGGATGGAAGTGTccaatttaattttaaaggCATTCCATCCCTACATTACAGTGTTGTATTGGAAATGTCGGATTTGATAAACAATGCAGATTATGATATTGGGAAGAATTGCCACTGTCTTGGATGCAGTGACAATACGAGAGTAATTGACTTGagcgaaatggaaaataggATCACACACTCCGTAAGAAGTGacaaaaagaataaaatcaCATTTCCACAAAAATCATTCGTCcatggaaattttttatttagcaAATTCGTATATTTCCATTCTGAACTAAATACAAAATCAATTGAAAATTATACACAACTATATTCCTTCTACAACGAATTAGTTTATCCCTGTTCAGGTACGATTATGACACACTCGATGAATTATAACATCCATTATGACTTATCCAGTGTACATTGTTACCATGTGCATATGGTTGATAAGTTTATCAAAAAGATAGAGTCAACAACAGCTGGGGATGAAAGAGCCAGCGGGAATTCCACGATGAATTTCATGAGTAGTAGCAATAGCCACCCCATACTTATCAAATTGGAGGATAGACTCTCAAGTGACAAGATGGTACAAATTGGAAGAATGAACTACACAATTCAACTTCCCTTTAAATATAAGGATGGTGGGAATTACTCACCCAGAGGAAGTGTCGTCGGACGGCTTGTCACAATTTACACACATCACgtcctttttcaaaaaaaatacgtctATAAGAATAACGTGAACAATCGAATGGAATACGTGCACATGTTTagaattctttttaatttattcaaGGAGTTGTATGACGTTCCGTATGAAGATATGTTGTTCTACACTACCGGTTTGTCGATGAGAAAGGAGGGAaacatttcttcctcctcttcccaCGTGGATCAGgattataatatatatgccGAGGAGTTGTCCGTACTGTTAAATTCGTTGGCCTTTGAGTTCAGCGTCGAGGCAGTAGGTCTCAACAGAGAAATAATTGTGAAGGAGGAATCCCAGTTTGTGTCAGAATATGGATCGGACCACTTCGCAAAAATGAAGGCGAATCAACTTGTACTTAGATCTTCTAGTGAAATATGTTTAGTGGTTCTGGAATCTATCGCTCGTGAGTTGAGTAAGTTCATAAACTTACGCTTGAAACAGGAGTATAGACAGACGTGCAGCACTATGAGACAGGGGCACAGTTATGCGAACATATCCCCCATGTATCATACGTATGAGTT includes these proteins:
- a CDS encoding SICAvar, type I (fragment), with protein sequence RIERGLNKLKEAFTSDLDRFKELCSICNTEAGKTSNPAYETHQNILCNYITSAVRGTYGNSRPKGQGSAVEVWSGLRRTHRCNILRICMKYLMHHSCISDSDVTKILKAMEPQVKSWRVGGKTESSKQKNREAFGKCIKRSLRTDRSGENELKCKVIEVIKEVKIIQDKKLEGINSGAGSGTCSTASNTHNGSKYVNDCSGGASTTTTTTTTNTRTTSLKNL